One genomic segment of Aquipluma nitroreducens includes these proteins:
- a CDS encoding nucleoside permease: protein MGIKNRLIVMSFLQFFIWGSWLISLGGYLGRGLNFEGGQIGSIFATLGIASLIMPGIIGIIADKWINAERLLGICHLLGSAALFYASTVTEYDHVYWAMLVNLFFYMPTISLNYTVAYNALEEHKYDIVKVFPPIRTFGTIGFIVAMWVVDLSGFKNSNAQLYVGSIASLVMALYSFTLPQCPPAKSERKSVLSAFGLDALVLFKSRKMVVFFLFSMLLGAALQITNSYGDLFIGSFKDVPEFANSFGVKHSVILLSISQMSETLFILTIPFFLRKFGIKQVMLMSMLAWVLRFGLFGLGNPGSGLPLLVMSMIVYGMAFDFFNISGSLFVETEAKPEIRASAQGLFMMLTNGVGAMFGGYASGAVVDFYSVYGEEGKLISRSWPTIWYVFAGYALVLAIIFPLVFKYKHKPEPAPSVS from the coding sequence ATGGGAATCAAAAATCGGCTTATCGTGATGAGTTTTCTCCAATTTTTCATCTGGGGATCATGGTTGATTTCTCTTGGAGGATATCTGGGTAGAGGCCTGAATTTTGAAGGTGGGCAAATTGGCTCAATCTTCGCCACTCTGGGCATTGCTTCTCTCATCATGCCTGGAATCATTGGTATTATTGCAGACAAGTGGATCAATGCCGAACGACTATTAGGCATTTGTCATCTGTTGGGCTCTGCAGCTCTTTTTTATGCTTCAACAGTTACCGAATACGACCACGTTTACTGGGCAATGCTGGTAAACTTGTTCTTCTACATGCCAACCATTTCGCTAAACTACACTGTAGCTTACAATGCGCTGGAAGAACACAAGTACGACATCGTTAAAGTATTTCCACCAATACGCACCTTCGGAACCATTGGATTTATTGTAGCGATGTGGGTGGTCGACCTTTCAGGATTTAAAAATTCGAATGCACAGCTTTACGTAGGATCTATAGCCTCTTTGGTTATGGCCTTATATTCATTCACTTTACCTCAATGTCCTCCGGCAAAAAGTGAGCGAAAATCAGTACTTTCTGCATTTGGTCTTGACGCATTGGTGTTGTTCAAATCAAGAAAGATGGTTGTCTTTTTCTTGTTTTCCATGCTTTTAGGTGCAGCATTGCAAATCACAAATTCATACGGCGATCTGTTCATCGGTAGTTTCAAGGATGTTCCTGAATTTGCCAACTCTTTCGGTGTGAAGCATTCAGTCATACTGCTATCCATATCGCAAATGTCGGAAACATTATTCATCCTGACCATTCCATTTTTCCTGCGCAAATTCGGCATCAAACAAGTTATGCTCATGAGTATGCTGGCCTGGGTACTACGATTCGGGTTGTTCGGGCTAGGTAACCCCGGAAGTGGATTACCATTGCTGGTTATGTCGATGATTGTTTATGGAATGGCATTCGATTTTTTCAACATTTCGGGTTCCTTATTCGTTGAGACTGAAGCAAAACCTGAAATACGAGCCAGTGCACAAGGATTGTTCATGATGCTTACCAATGGTGTTGGAGCCATGTTCGGTGGATATGCAAGCGGCGCTGTTGTTGATTTTTATTCGGTTTATGGTGAAGAAGGAAAACTCATCAGCCGTTCATGGCCAACAATTTGGTATGTATTTGCGGGTTATGCTTTAGTTCTTGCCATAATTTTTCCATTAGTTTTTAAATACAAACACAAACCTGAGCCTGCTCCTTCGGTATCATAA
- the mdh gene encoding malate dehydrogenase codes for MKVTVVGAGNVGATCAQIVAEKNIVSEVVLLDIKEGLSEGKALDLWQTAPINYYDTRTVGATNDYSKSAGSDVVVITSGVPRKPGMSRDDLISINAGIVKSVTENVIKYSPNAIIIIVSNPLDVMTYVAYAVSKSSKNKVLGMAGILDTARYRAFLAEALDVSPRDIQALLMGGHGDTMVPLPRYTTVAGIPVTEMLDEETLAKIIDRTKKGGGELVNLMGTSAWYAPGSAAAQMVEAIVMDQKRVFPCCVKLEGEYGLNDIFVGVPVKLGKNGVEKVMEVKLTADEQELLVASAAAVKEIMDVVDGMNIL; via the coding sequence ATGAAAGTAACAGTTGTTGGTGCCGGAAATGTTGGAGCTACCTGCGCGCAGATCGTAGCTGAAAAAAACATTGTAAGCGAAGTAGTTTTACTCGATATTAAAGAAGGATTGTCAGAAGGAAAAGCTTTAGACTTGTGGCAAACTGCTCCTATTAATTATTATGACACCCGTACAGTTGGTGCAACAAACGACTATTCAAAATCAGCTGGTTCTGATGTAGTTGTTATCACTTCAGGTGTTCCACGTAAACCAGGAATGAGCCGCGACGATTTGATTTCAATCAACGCCGGTATTGTAAAAAGCGTTACTGAAAACGTGATCAAATATTCGCCAAACGCGATTATCATCATTGTTTCGAATCCGCTTGACGTAATGACTTACGTGGCTTATGCGGTTTCTAAATCAAGCAAAAACAAAGTTTTAGGTATGGCTGGTATTTTAGATACTGCCCGTTACCGTGCTTTCCTTGCTGAAGCTTTGGACGTTTCTCCACGTGACATCCAGGCTTTACTGATGGGTGGCCATGGCGACACTATGGTTCCACTACCCCGCTACACAACTGTTGCAGGTATTCCTGTAACTGAAATGTTGGACGAAGAAACTTTGGCAAAAATCATCGACCGCACTAAAAAAGGTGGTGGCGAATTGGTTAACCTGATGGGAACCTCAGCTTGGTATGCACCAGGTTCGGCTGCTGCTCAAATGGTTGAAGCTATCGTAATGGATCAGAAACGCGTATTCCCTTGCTGCGTTAAGCTCGAAGGCGAATATGGTTTAAACGACATTTTCGTTGGTGTACCTGTTAAATTAGGCAAAAACGGTGTTGAAAAAGTTATGGAAGTTAAACTGACAGCTGACGAACAAGAATTGTTGGTTGCATCAGCTGCTGCAGTTAAAGAAATCATGGACGTTGTTGACGGAATGAATATTCTTTAG
- a CDS encoding RNA polymerase sigma factor, with amino-acid sequence MKELDTDNELIEKLRIGDVEAFDLVYHRYAGKLYAFSLKYLRSKEEAEELVQSVFLKVWENQKNIKKDTSFKSYLFTIAYNEICNLFRRRKYQQNFFDKSMIGNPEASVETEDQIDFQFVLEQVEQIISRLPEKQKTIFLKSRQEGKSTKEIADELGLSPGTVDNYISESLKFIRTNLKDNQFSLLLFISLFIA; translated from the coding sequence TTGAAGGAACTTGACACTGATAACGAACTAATTGAAAAGCTGAGGATTGGAGATGTTGAAGCTTTTGACCTCGTGTATCACCGATATGCAGGAAAATTATATGCTTTCTCGTTGAAATACTTAAGATCTAAGGAAGAGGCAGAGGAATTGGTACAATCAGTTTTTCTGAAAGTATGGGAGAACCAAAAAAATATCAAAAAGGATACTTCATTTAAATCATACCTTTTCACCATTGCTTATAACGAAATTTGTAATCTGTTCCGACGAAGAAAATACCAGCAGAATTTTTTCGATAAAAGTATGATCGGGAACCCGGAAGCTTCAGTAGAAACTGAAGATCAAATCGATTTTCAATTTGTTTTGGAGCAAGTTGAACAAATTATTTCCAGATTACCTGAAAAACAAAAAACTATTTTCCTGAAAAGTAGGCAGGAAGGCAAGTCGACTAAAGAAATTGCCGACGAACTTGGCCTTTCACCCGGGACTGTTGACAACTATATTTCCGAATCATTAAAATTTATCCGCACCAATTTAAAGGATAATCAATTCTCATTACTTCTATTTATTTCCTTGTTTATTGCATAG
- a CDS encoding IS982 family transposase gives MHNLKANFDKFIGLTKSFFSDRINEFDNFQSYPRNPKMSDCQIIALALTAESIGIDSESYFFGKLKSDYTSDFPNLIDRSNFNRRHKRLYPWISALNQGLSNILNQEEDTYIVDSIPVPVCQIAREKRSTICRENFETAPDKGYSAVSKSYYYGYKLHLVTSVRGVFSSMDMSKASVHDVYYLTDIKHSKLSNCRLIGDKGYLSKEHQLDLFSSCNIRLETPKRSNQKDKEPFAYIFKKSRKRIETLFSQLCDQFMLKRNYAKSNLGISVRILSKITAVTVLQYFNFLNNKPLNKLKYALAS, from the coding sequence ATGCACAACCTGAAGGCAAATTTCGACAAGTTTATTGGTTTAACCAAATCGTTCTTTTCTGATCGGATTAATGAGTTTGACAACTTCCAAAGCTACCCAAGAAATCCAAAAATGTCAGATTGTCAAATAATTGCATTAGCTCTGACTGCAGAATCTATTGGCATTGACTCTGAGAGTTACTTCTTTGGTAAACTTAAATCAGATTACACCAGCGATTTTCCAAACCTCATTGACCGTTCCAATTTTAATCGCAGACATAAGCGACTTTATCCATGGATCTCTGCCCTTAATCAAGGCTTATCAAACATTCTGAACCAAGAAGAAGATACTTACATCGTTGATTCTATTCCCGTTCCCGTTTGCCAAATAGCCCGTGAGAAACGAAGTACAATCTGCCGGGAGAACTTTGAAACAGCACCGGATAAAGGTTATTCTGCTGTTAGTAAGTCATATTATTACGGCTACAAATTACATCTGGTAACTTCTGTTCGTGGTGTGTTTTCAAGCATGGACATGAGTAAAGCAAGCGTTCACGATGTTTATTATTTGACTGACATTAAACACTCTAAATTAAGCAATTGCAGGCTCATTGGAGACAAAGGGTATCTGTCAAAAGAACATCAATTGGATTTGTTTTCATCGTGCAATATTCGATTAGAAACACCCAAAAGAAGCAATCAAAAAGACAAAGAACCTTTTGCGTACATTTTTAAAAAGTCAAGAAAACGAATCGAAACTCTATTCTCTCAACTATGCGATCAGTTTATGCTCAAACGTAATTATGCAAAATCAAACCTGGGCATTTCGGTTCGCATTTTATCAAAAATTACAGCAGTGACAGTACTTCAATATTTTAACTTTTTAAACAACAAACCCTTGAATAAACTTAAGTATGCTCTCGCATCTTAA
- a CDS encoding inorganic pyrophosphatase: MADRLSDPIGRLMGLRYKSHPWHGVFIGKDAPENVVAFIEVVPTDTVKYEIDKESGFLKLDRPQKYSNVVPALYGFIPQTYCGEQVGKFCMEKNGKTGIKGDGDPIDICVLTEKTIAHGDILVDARPIGGFRMIDGNEADDKIIAVLSNDVVYSEYKDLSDLPDIVVERLKHYFLTYKDMPGKVSNTEITHIYGVAEALEVINCSIYDYHQRFDNIGKLL; encoded by the coding sequence ATGGCTGACAGATTATCAGACCCAATAGGCCGATTGATGGGTCTTCGTTACAAATCGCATCCCTGGCATGGTGTCTTCATTGGTAAAGATGCTCCTGAGAATGTAGTTGCTTTTATTGAAGTGGTTCCGACTGATACCGTTAAATATGAGATCGACAAGGAAAGTGGGTTTCTCAAACTCGACCGCCCTCAGAAATATTCGAACGTTGTTCCGGCACTATACGGATTTATTCCTCAAACCTATTGTGGTGAACAGGTAGGTAAATTTTGTATGGAGAAGAATGGCAAAACTGGAATTAAAGGAGATGGCGACCCGATTGACATCTGCGTTCTGACCGAAAAAACCATAGCTCACGGCGATATTTTAGTTGATGCCCGGCCAATTGGCGGATTCCGGATGATTGATGGTAATGAAGCCGATGATAAGATTATTGCAGTATTGTCAAATGATGTTGTTTACAGCGAATACAAAGATTTGTCTGACCTTCCGGATATTGTGGTTGAGCGGTTGAAACATTATTTTTTGACTTATAAAGATATGCCCGGAAAAGTCAGTAACACCGAAATTACCCACATTTATGGAGTAGCAGAAGCTCTGGAAGTAATTAATTGTTCAATTTATGATTACCATCAGCGGTTTGATAATATAGGCAAGTTGCTTTAG
- a CDS encoding retropepsin-like aspartic protease — protein MIEIPLNIIELERENYHILIEGSFEDGTHSYWIIDTGASKTVLDKNLKMHYENVDSDDMEDYQSAGINQGMMETSVGKLTCLRFGDLEITGQKVALIDLDHVNEIYEKYTSYRISGLLGGDILMQYQCKIDYANKIIQFHI, from the coding sequence ATGATCGAAATACCCCTAAATATCATTGAGCTTGAACGTGAAAACTATCACATTCTAATTGAAGGTAGTTTTGAAGATGGAACTCATTCATACTGGATTATTGACACCGGAGCATCAAAAACTGTACTCGATAAAAATTTAAAAATGCATTACGAAAATGTCGATTCTGATGATATGGAAGATTATCAAAGTGCAGGTATTAATCAGGGCATGATGGAAACTTCGGTCGGAAAACTGACGTGCCTGCGATTTGGTGACTTGGAAATTACCGGGCAAAAAGTGGCACTGATTGATCTCGACCATGTCAACGAGATTTACGAAAAATACACCTCGTACCGAATTTCCGGTCTGTTGGGGGGCGACATTTTGATGCAATACCAATGCAAAATCGATTACGCAAATAAAATCATTCAATTTCACATCTGA
- a CDS encoding dihydrofolate reductase — protein MIHENISIIVAIAQNFAIGKNNDLLFHLPNDLKRFKEITTGHPVIMGRNTLLSLPKGALPNRRNIVISDIPGEKFERCEMVTSIEAAAAAVKDEQEAFIIGGGMIYRQFFPLVGKLYLTLVHRDFDADVYFPEIDYSEWEEVFRENHSDEKNGFDYSYINLKRK, from the coding sequence ATGATACACGAAAATATATCGATAATTGTTGCTATCGCTCAGAACTTTGCCATTGGTAAGAACAACGACTTGCTGTTTCATCTTCCAAATGATCTGAAAAGATTTAAAGAAATCACAACAGGTCACCCGGTAATTATGGGGCGCAACACTTTGCTTTCCTTACCGAAAGGCGCTCTTCCAAATCGCCGAAACATTGTAATATCTGACATTCCGGGAGAGAAATTCGAACGATGTGAAATGGTGACTTCGATTGAAGCTGCCGCCGCTGCGGTTAAAGACGAACAGGAGGCATTTATTATTGGAGGCGGCATGATTTACCGCCAATTTTTCCCATTAGTCGGAAAATTATACCTCACCTTGGTACATCGCGACTTTGATGCTGATGTTTATTTCCCCGAAATTGATTACTCTGAATGGGAAGAGGTTTTCAGAGAAAATCATTCTGATGAAAAAAATGGTTTTGATTATTCTTATATTAATCTTAAAAGAAAATAA
- a CDS encoding bifunctional nuclease family protein — MEKIKLNILGLSVSQSQSGAYALVLAEENGDRRIPIIIGPIEAQSIAIQLEGLKPPRPLTHDLFKFMASSFDILILEVIIYKLEEGIFYSELVCVREDKQITIDSRTSDAVALALRFDCPIYTTEDILERAGIVIEFENEHGQEEWSQPMTDEPIRGKHEYEKYTSTELNQMLDHAIQNEDYEKASAIRDEINRRIKE, encoded by the coding sequence ATGGAGAAAATTAAACTTAATATATTAGGTCTTTCAGTTAGTCAATCCCAATCCGGAGCTTATGCCCTGGTTTTGGCAGAAGAAAATGGAGACCGCAGGATACCTATTATTATAGGACCAATCGAAGCACAATCAATCGCCATCCAACTTGAAGGGTTGAAACCACCTCGCCCGCTAACTCATGATCTTTTCAAATTCATGGCCTCGTCGTTTGATATCCTGATTTTGGAAGTCATTATATATAAGCTTGAAGAAGGAATTTTCTATTCTGAATTGGTTTGTGTAAGAGAAGACAAACAAATTACCATCGATTCGCGCACTTCTGATGCTGTAGCTTTAGCACTGCGATTCGACTGCCCGATTTATACCACCGAAGATATTCTGGAACGGGCTGGAATTGTGATTGAATTTGAAAATGAACATGGTCAGGAGGAATGGAGCCAGCCTATGACTGACGAACCAATCCGGGGAAAACACGAATATGAGAAATATACTTCAACCGAGCTCAATCAAATGCTCGACCATGCTATCCAAAACGAAGACTATGAAAAAGCATCGGCCATTCGCGATGAAATAAACCGTCGGATAAAAGAATAA
- a CDS encoding FecR family protein: MLEQNEIERISRYINGMADSSDIVWVENLFSYGRKNQELKNHLENDWENELLDQSTSDVDLNMMLDRVHHLIRKKESQKRKTLVHRMAIVYMKVAAVLLLPLVVAGSFYFYLNNTPHGQVADQVVNSEIYAPMGSRVAFNLPDGTTGWLNSGSKLTYSLPFSENRKVSLEGEAWFDVFHNEKRPFEISAGSSKIKVLGTSFNVSAYNEEKYVEVVLQNGKVVFSDNIKSDEVILKPSERLVLQDNKLEVNTVDPSKYKGWTDGKLIFRGDDMAEVARRIERWYDVKVEIADHDLVHFSFRATFKDDSLEEVLKLLSMTSPIDYKIIPRQQLQDGTYEKEKVILSKRFKQI; the protein is encoded by the coding sequence ATGCTAGAACAAAATGAAATAGAGCGGATTAGTCGGTACATCAACGGAATGGCTGATTCGTCTGATATCGTTTGGGTTGAGAACCTCTTCTCCTACGGACGCAAGAATCAAGAATTAAAAAATCATCTTGAAAATGATTGGGAAAATGAACTTCTGGATCAAAGTACAAGTGATGTTGATTTAAACATGATGCTCGACCGGGTTCATCATCTAATACGCAAAAAGGAATCTCAGAAAAGAAAGACGCTCGTTCACCGCATGGCAATTGTTTACATGAAGGTTGCTGCCGTTTTACTGTTGCCATTGGTTGTTGCAGGAAGCTTTTACTTTTATTTAAACAACACTCCCCACGGACAGGTTGCCGACCAGGTGGTCAATTCAGAAATATATGCCCCGATGGGGTCGAGAGTAGCGTTCAATTTGCCAGATGGAACAACTGGCTGGCTCAATAGTGGTTCTAAACTCACGTATTCGCTGCCTTTTAGCGAAAACAGAAAAGTGTCTCTTGAAGGAGAAGCCTGGTTCGATGTCTTTCACAATGAAAAACGACCCTTTGAAATTAGCGCAGGGAGTTCTAAAATTAAAGTTTTAGGTACAAGTTTCAATGTTAGTGCTTATAACGAAGAGAAATATGTCGAAGTTGTTTTGCAGAACGGCAAAGTGGTGTTTTCAGACAATATAAAATCGGATGAAGTTATTCTGAAGCCTTCGGAAAGGCTTGTTCTTCAGGATAACAAGCTTGAAGTTAATACGGTTGATCCATCAAAGTATAAAGGATGGACTGATGGCAAACTCATTTTTAGAGGAGATGATATGGCTGAAGTAGCCAGGCGGATTGAACGTTGGTATGATGTTAAAGTAGAAATTGCGGACCATGATTTAGTGCATTTTTCATTTCGGGCCACTTTTAAGGATGACTCATTGGAGGAAGTGCTCAAGTTACTTAGCATGACATCTCCAATAGATTACAAGATAATTCCGCGCCAACAACTTCAGGATGGAACCTATGAAAAAGAAAAAGTCATTTTGAGTAAACGATTTAAACAAATATAA
- the rplU gene encoding 50S ribosomal protein L21, whose amino-acid sequence MYAIVEIAGQQMKVEKGRKIYVHRLENAEGETVVFNKVLLVDDEGAVKVGTPVVDGASVTVTVLEHVKGDKVLVFKKKRRKSYQKMNGHRQYLTKVQIEEVIG is encoded by the coding sequence ATGTACGCAATTGTAGAGATTGCCGGTCAGCAAATGAAAGTTGAAAAAGGCCGGAAAATTTATGTACACCGTTTGGAAAATGCCGAAGGCGAAACTGTTGTTTTTAACAAAGTTCTTTTGGTTGATGACGAAGGTGCTGTGAAAGTTGGAACTCCTGTTGTAGATGGTGCCAGTGTAACTGTTACTGTTCTGGAACACGTTAAAGGAGACAAGGTATTGGTATTCAAAAAGAAAAGAAGAAAAAGCTACCAGAAAATGAATGGTCACCGTCAATACCTGACCAAAGTTCAAATTGAAGAAGTAATCGGATAA
- the serS gene encoding serine--tRNA ligase: protein MLNLKFIQENPELVVEKLKKKHFEAASIVQQITALSVKKNEIQATADQCKAEMNKISKEVGILMREGKTDEANAAKNRTAELKDSIKQLDEDFARIDQEVFNIQVLLPNLPSDLVPEGRTPEDNLIVKSHGEIPVLPENSVPHWELAKKYDIIDFELGVKITGAGFPVYKGKGARIQRALISFFLDEARASGYLEIQPPLMVNEDSGFGTGQLPDKEGQMYHATEDNLYLIPTAEVPVTNIYRDVIVEAKDLPIKNTAYSACFRREAGSYGKDVRGLNRLHQFDKVEIVQIAHPDNSYELLDGMVAHVAGLVEKLELPYRILRLCGGDMSFTSALTYDFEVFSAAQEKWLEVSSVSNFESFQANRLKLRYRDEVTKKPVIAHTLNGSALALPRILAALLENNQTPEGIRIPKVLIPYCGFDLID from the coding sequence ATGCTCAATCTAAAGTTTATACAGGAAAATCCGGAATTGGTAGTTGAAAAGTTGAAAAAGAAACATTTTGAAGCTGCTTCAATTGTTCAACAAATCACAGCTTTATCAGTAAAGAAAAACGAGATTCAGGCGACGGCTGATCAATGCAAAGCCGAAATGAATAAAATTTCGAAAGAAGTTGGAATCCTGATGCGCGAAGGCAAAACGGACGAAGCAAATGCTGCAAAAAACCGCACAGCCGAACTCAAAGATTCAATCAAACAATTGGATGAGGATTTCGCTCGGATTGATCAGGAAGTTTTTAACATTCAGGTTCTGCTGCCCAACCTGCCTTCCGATTTGGTTCCTGAAGGCCGCACTCCGGAAGATAACCTGATCGTAAAAAGTCATGGCGAAATTCCGGTATTACCTGAAAATAGTGTTCCCCATTGGGAATTAGCAAAAAAATACGACATCATTGATTTTGAGCTTGGTGTTAAAATTACCGGAGCTGGGTTTCCCGTTTATAAAGGCAAAGGCGCCCGCATTCAACGCGCGCTCATCAGCTTTTTTCTCGATGAAGCCCGTGCTTCGGGATATCTTGAAATTCAGCCACCGCTGATGGTTAACGAAGATTCTGGATTCGGTACCGGACAGTTGCCCGACAAAGAAGGACAAATGTATCACGCCACAGAAGACAACCTATATTTGATTCCAACTGCTGAAGTTCCGGTTACCAATATTTACCGCGATGTGATTGTAGAAGCCAAAGACCTGCCAATTAAAAATACAGCTTACAGTGCCTGTTTTCGCCGCGAAGCAGGTTCGTATGGCAAAGATGTTCGTGGTCTGAATCGTCTGCACCAGTTCGATAAAGTGGAGATTGTACAAATTGCACATCCGGATAATTCGTACGAATTGCTTGACGGAATGGTCGCACACGTTGCTGGCTTGGTTGAAAAATTGGAATTACCTTACCGCATCCTGCGTTTGTGTGGCGGCGACATGAGTTTCACCTCAGCGTTGACCTACGATTTTGAAGTATTCTCAGCAGCTCAGGAAAAATGGCTCGAAGTAAGTTCGGTGTCCAATTTTGAATCGTTCCAGGCTAACAGACTGAAATTACGTTACCGCGACGAAGTAACTAAGAAGCCAGTAATTGCACATACCTTGAACGGAAGTGCCCTGGCTTTGCCACGTATTTTGGCTGCCTTGCTCGAAAACAACCAAACTCCTGAAGGTATCCGAATTCCAAAGGTTTTGATCCCGTATTGTGGATTTGATTTGATTGATTAG
- the rpmA gene encoding 50S ribosomal protein L27, with product MAHKKGAGSSRNGRESESKRLGVKIFGGQAATAGNIIVRQRGTVHHPGLNVGIGRDHTLFALIDGTVVFKKRRDHKSFVTVEPVVAAVEAN from the coding sequence ATGGCTCATAAGAAAGGTGCGGGTAGTTCTAGAAACGGTCGCGAATCAGAAAGCAAAAGACTCGGCGTAAAAATTTTCGGCGGTCAGGCTGCAACAGCTGGTAACATTATTGTTCGCCAGAGAGGTACTGTTCACCATCCAGGTTTAAATGTAGGTATTGGCAGAGATCATACCTTATTTGCTTTGATTGATGGAACTGTTGTCTTCAAAAAAAGAAGAGATCACAAATCGTTTGTTACCGTTGAACCGGTAGTTGCTGCTGTTGAAGCAAACTAA